The genomic DNA CGTCCGCACGGCCTTCGGCATGATCGGCGTGCGCGGCACCAAGTTCTTCTGTGGTCCGAGCCGGGCCGCCTTTGCCGTCTTCGTCGAACATGGAAGCGTTTCGGTCGCGCGCGGCGGCGTAACCAAGATCGTCGCTGCGGGGCAGGGGGTGGAGTTTCATCATCGCGGGGACGTCCCGAGCGAGCCCGCCAACTGGGGCGAGGCGCGCATCAAGGAGGCCTATGCCAGCGTCGGCCTGACGCGCTGAGCTGACGCCGACATTATCCGAAGCGGCGGGTGCAGACGGCGCGCCGCCTCAGTCGGCGACCGTGAACAGTTCCATCGTCGAGAACCCGCGGATCTCGTGGCTGCCAAGCGGGCGAAGCGGCCTTTTGCTTTCCTGAGCGGCAGCGGGCCCGACGCAGATCGCCGTGCCGAGAAACTTGTTTGCCTCCTGAAGGCGTGCCGCCAGATTGATCGCATCGCCGTGGGCCGTGTAGTCGAGCTTGCCGCCGGCGCCGACCTCGCCGACGACGGCCGGTCCGGTCTCGATCCCGATCCGCGTACGGCCGAAACCGTTGGAGGCGAACTGCGGACGCCTGCGCATCTCTTCCGTCAGCGCATGGATCGCCTTGGCGCAATCGATGGCCCTGTCGACATGATCAGCCAGATCCTCCGGGGCGTTGAAGAACGCGTGCACCGCATCGCCCACCACCTTGTCGACCATGCCGCCATGGTCGGCTACCAGCGCGTTGACTTCGGCAAAATAGATGTCGAGCAAGGCGATGAGCTCCCGCGGCTTGAGCCTCTGCGACAGAGTGGAAAAGCTCTCGATGTCGGTAAAGAGCGCGGTCACCTGGCGCTCCTCGCCAGCCATGCGGGCAAGTCCGGGATTGTCGATGTAGCGGGCGACCACCGACTGCGGCAGATATTGCGAAAACTTCTGCCGGGCCGTCGCTTCCGCGCGCCGGACCTGGGCAAATTGCAGGACGCTGGTCACCGCGAGGACGGCAATAAGCGCGACCGAGACGCTGACGGCATCGATGAGCCAGCCGCTGGCATCGTAGACGACGGCAGATGCAGCGACCGCGGCGGCGACGGTGCAAAGGCCGAGCGCCGCCGATGTCAGCGGCCGCAGGCGGGTGGCGGCAAAGGCGATGCCGAGGCCGGCGACAAGTGCGGCCACGGCTTCGGCAAGCGGCAATCGGCCGTCGCGCTGCGGCAGGAAGCCGGTCATGATCGCGTTGGCGATGTCGGCGTGGATCTGCACCGAGGGTTCGAGCGGCATCGAGGCGCTCGGTCTGAGGCCTCCGAGGCTTGGCAGGCTGCTGCCGATCAGCACGAGTTTGCCGGCGAAGCGTTCGGGCAAAGCCTTGCCGGACAAGACGTCGGCCGCCGAAACCGTACGTTCGCTGAGCCGTTCCTGAGAACTTGCGACGAAACGCAGGCTTCCGGTGTCGTCGAGCAAGATCGTTTGCCCGTCGATGCGCATCCAGGCCGGCTGGCCGCCGAGGATGGGCGTGCCGCCGCCCCGCATCTGCCGGGCCGCTTCGATCGCCAGCGTCGGATAGGCGTCGTTGCCGAGGATGGCATAGGCCTGAACCCGGCGTATGCGCGCATCCTCGTCGCCGACGAGAAACGAGGCCGCCGCCGCACTCGCCTGATCCATGAAGGCCCGGCATGACGTTTCCGCGCCGTCGAGAAACCACAGTTCGGGCGCGGTGAAGGGTCGGCTGAGCGCCAGCGGCGGCACGGGACGCGGCAGCTCCTGCACCGTATCGGCGACGAGAAAACCGAGAACGACGGCGGTCTTCGAAAGTGCTGCGGCAAGCGCCGGGTTGCCGTCGGAGCTGGGGTCGCAATCGGCGCTGAAGACGAAATCGACTGCAATCACCTTGGCGCCCGCGGTCGCGAGTCGCGACAGAAGCTCGGCGGTCGCTGTCCGGTCCCATTCACCCGAAGGGCGCGACTGGTGGGCCTGCCGGTCGATGTCGACGACGACGAGGTCGGGCGACTGGGGGGCAGGAACCCATTGCGTCAGACTGTCGAAGAACAACTCGCGCTGGGTTTCGAACAGCGGTCCGGCGTAGAGATAGAGTGCTATGGCCGCAAGCAGGCTCGTGAGGCAACCGCCGGCGAGCGGCGTGAAACGCAAACGCCGGCGTGGCTCAACGACCATGCGGTCTAGTCCTCCTCGGGGTCAGCGATGCTCTGCAGGCGACCGACCTTGCAGGCGATGATGCCTTCGTTGCGCTTGATCGCACCGCTCTCCTCAAGCCACTGGATGGCGCGGTTGACCTTGGGTCGGCTGGCGCCGAGCACGCCGGCGATGTCCGTCTGGCTCATGGTCAGCCTGAGATTGGCACTTTCCGGCAATTCGTTGCCGTGGATCTGCCGGAGGGTCGCGAGGAAGAAGCGCGCCACCCGGGCGTTGAG from Ensifer adhaerens includes the following:
- a CDS encoding CHASE2 domain-containing protein, which codes for MVVEPRRRLRFTPLAGGCLTSLLAAIALYLYAGPLFETQRELFFDSLTQWVPAPQSPDLVVVDIDRQAHQSRPSGEWDRTATAELLSRLATAGAKVIAVDFVFSADCDPSSDGNPALAAALSKTAVVLGFLVADTVQELPRPVPPLALSRPFTAPELWFLDGAETSCRAFMDQASAAAASFLVGDEDARIRRVQAYAILGNDAYPTLAIEAARQMRGGGTPILGGQPAWMRIDGQTILLDDTGSLRFVASSQERLSERTVSAADVLSGKALPERFAGKLVLIGSSLPSLGGLRPSASMPLEPSVQIHADIANAIMTGFLPQRDGRLPLAEAVAALVAGLGIAFAATRLRPLTSAALGLCTVAAAVAASAVVYDASGWLIDAVSVSVALIAVLAVTSVLQFAQVRRAEATARQKFSQYLPQSVVARYIDNPGLARMAGEERQVTALFTDIESFSTLSQRLKPRELIALLDIYFAEVNALVADHGGMVDKVVGDAVHAFFNAPEDLADHVDRAIDCAKAIHALTEEMRRRPQFASNGFGRTRIGIETGPAVVGEVGAGGKLDYTAHGDAINLAARLQEANKFLGTAICVGPAAAQESKRPLRPLGSHEIRGFSTMELFTVAD